One region of Ananas comosus cultivar F153 linkage group 9, ASM154086v1, whole genome shotgun sequence genomic DNA includes:
- the LOC109715390 gene encoding nuclear speckle RNA-binding protein B-like, protein MPSTKRELNGLRPPTLNVNKTSWEIKKPAATDRRPQLHCQRRRQRQFQPLHPPPVVMYVHTPKIVHAAPHEFRALVQRLTGNSPSSSDPSPPPETGARRGDCGAGCDGSDPLILTLGQRSGAGDAVPSPVSPGLFSCSPNTVQTFQGFSSLL, encoded by the coding sequence ATGCCTTCAACTAAGAGAGAGCTCAATGGCCTGAGACCCCCAACACTCAATGTGAATAAGACCTCATGGGAGATAAAGAAGCCCGCGGCGACCGACCGCCGCCCCCAGCTGCACTGCCAGCGCCGGCGCCAGCGCCAGTTCCAGCCGCTGCACCCTCCTCCGGTGGTCATGTATGTGCACACGCCCAAGATCGTCCACGCCGCGCCGCACGAGTTCAGGGCGCTGGTGCAGCGACTTACGGGAAATTCGCCGTCCTCCTCCGATCCCTCCCCTCCTCCTGAGACCGGAGCGAGGCGAGGAGATTGCGGTGCGGGTTGTGATGGTAGCGATCCTCTGATACTTACGCTGGGTCAGCGTTCGGGTGCGGGAGATGCGGTTCCGTCGCCGGTTTCGCCGGGGCTCTTCTCGTGCTCTCCAAACACAGTTCAAACGTTTCAGGGGTTTAGTTCTTTGTTATAG
- the LOC109715557 gene encoding protein FAR1-RELATED SEQUENCE 9-like isoform X1 has product MAQISICLSMESARSENDDYITDYVQCLMSLDGNARNSENENTVLSGSPPAEGEPANTTIAITDQSEIKEVASITTGSAKEPEVGMEFESDEAAKTFYNEYARRLGFPFRVGRSRRSKGVEEVLIMKRFVCSKEGVYRKKTSGECTRKRERISMREGCKAMMEVVRDSNRWVISKLEKNHNHHLGTCSRVGYLRARGFIDNSDKATIVASDAMALFRQNAFGEGGDAQGLLDYFKKMQAENPNFFYAIQVENNSCVTNAFWADARARTAYRYFGDAVTFDTTYKKNKYMMPFVTFSGVNHHLQPVIFGCALLVDETEFSFIWLFETWLAAMGGQAPCSLVSDQNRAMAAAIAKVFPNTCHRFCKWLILSRSKQKLAHVYSAHPTLRAELERCVIESETIQSFETTWASIIDEYDLRKNTWLQALFNIRQKWIPLYLKDTFFAEVSPTQKLETMNDFYKKHFNTKTSLKIFLTQFDLAMASRYEDEANADFDMLCSRPTLKTASLIEKQAASIYTKAVFDKFQEEFVQSLGYSIHKIKDGTIGKFSVTRDEDSLDTFFVSYNSAKKTANCSCKNFEFSGILCRHILGVLLIVDPRVLPGECFLKRWARNAKDGISSDENNSLPQDWQESITSRYGDLCHDAIRCAERGAASLEVYKAAKDVLAKAYAEIVASEKNPDSGAQRGAININEEITIDEAMNHQSLQDPERKVTNLLGQLLGSTWSPV; this is encoded by the exons atggcGCAGATTTCAATCTGCTTATCCATGGAGAGTGCGAGGAGCGAGAACGACGACTATATAACCGACTATGTGCAATGCCTTATGTCATTGGACGGCAATGCTCGCAATAGCGAGAATGAGAACACTGTCCTTTCGGGCTCTCCCCCTGCTGAAGGGGAGCCTGCAAATACTACCATTGCTATAACTGATCAGTCCGAGATAAAAGAAGTAGCTTCTATAACCACTGGTAGTGCTAAGGAGCCTGAGGTCGGTATGGAATTCGAATCTGATGAAGCCGCGAAAACTTTCTATAATGAATATGCAAGGCGCTTGGGGTTCCCATTTCGAGTCGGACGGTCTCGGCGTTCCAAAGGAGTTGAGGAGGTGCTCATTATGAAGAGGTTTGTTTGTTCGAAGGAAGGTGTTTATAGAAAGAAAACTTCTGGTGAGTGCACGAGGAAGCGCGAAAGGATCTCAATGAGAGAAGGTTGCAAAGCCATGATGGAAGTAGTTAGGGATTCCAACCGTTGGGTTATTTCCAAGCTCGAGAAGAATCATAATCATCATCTAGGTACTTGTAGTCGAGTAGGTTATCTTCGTGCTCGAGGTTTTATTGATAATTCAGATAAGGCCACTATAGTGGCCTCTGATGCGATGGCCCTTTTTCGACAAAATGCCTTTGGGGAAGGAGGAGATGCGCAGGGCCTGCTTGACTACTTCAAGAAGATGCAAGccgaaaaccctaatttcttttATGCAATACAGGTTGAAAACAACAGTTGCGTGACCAATGCCTTTTGGGCCGATGCAAGGGCTAGAACAGCTTACCGCTATTTCGGTGATGCTGTTACATTTGACACGACATACAAGAAAAATAAGTACATGATGCCGTTCGTCACTTTCTCTGGAGTCAATCATCACCTCCAACCTGTTATTTTTGGGTGCGCTTTACTTGTAGATGAGACCGAGTTCTCTTTTATATGGTTGTTTGAGACTTGGTTAGCTGCAATGGGTGGTCAGGCTCCTTGTTCATTAGTTTCCGATCAGAATCGGGCAATGGCAGCGGCAATTGCTAAGGTGTTTCCAAATACGTGTCATCGGTTTTGCAAGTGGCTTATTTTGAGTAGAAGCAAGCAGAAATTAGCCCATGTGTATTCAGCACACCCTACTTTGAGGGCCGAATTGGAAAGATGTGTAATTGAGTCTGAGACCATTCAATCATTTGAAACAACTTGGGCTTCGATAATTGATGAGTATGATCTGAGGAAGAATACGTGGCTTCAAGCATTATTTAATATTCGTCAAAAGTGGATCCCTTTGTATTTAAAAGACACATTTTTTGCAGAAGTTTCTCCAACGCAGAAGCTAGAAACCATGAATGACTTCTACAAGAAGCACTTTAATACCAAGACATCATTAAAAATCTTCCTTACTCAGTTTGATTTGGCCATGGCGAGCCGATACGAGGATGAGGCTAATGCAGACTTTGATATGCTTTGCAGCAGACCAACTTTGAAAACCGCTTCATTAATAGAAAAACAAGCGGCATCTATCTACACAAAAGCTGTATTTGATAAATTTCAGGAGGAATTTGTTCAGTCTTTAGGTTATAGCATTCATAAAATCAAGGATGGCACTATTGGGAAGTTCAGCGTTACAAGAGATGAGGATTCGCTTGATACATTCTTTGTCTCTTATAACTCTGCTAAAAAGACAGCAAACTGTAGCTGcaagaattttgaattttcgggGATTTTATGCCGCCATATTTTGGGGGTCCTCTTAATAGTCGATCCACGTGTGCTCCCTGGAGAGTGCTTCTTGAAACGGTGGGCAAGGAACGCCAAAGATGGAATTAGTTCTGATGAAAACAATTCTCTCCCTCAGGATTGGCAAGAATCAATAACCTCACGATATGGTGACCTATGTCATGATGCAATTAGATGTGCTGAGAGAGGTGCAGCTTCACTTGAGGTGTACAAAGCAGCAAAAGATGTGTTAGCAAAGGCTTATGCAGAAATTGTGGCCTCCGAGAAAAATCCTGATAGTGGAGCCCAAAGGGGTGCAATCAATATTAATGAGGAGATTACAATAGACGAAGCGATGAACCACCAGTCCTTGCAAGATCCAGAGCGAAAG GTGACAAATTTACTTGGCCAGTTGCTTGGTTCCACGTGGTCGCCAGTGTGA
- the LOC109715557 gene encoding protein FAR1-RELATED SEQUENCE 5-like isoform X2, producing the protein MESARSENDDYITDYVQCLMSLDGNARNSENENTVLSGSPPAEGEPANTTIAITDQSEIKEVASITTGSAKEPEVGMEFESDEAAKTFYNEYARRLGFPFRVGRSRRSKGVEEVLIMKRFVCSKEGVYRKKTSGECTRKRERISMREGCKAMMEVVRDSNRWVISKLEKNHNHHLGTCSRVGYLRARGFIDNSDKATIVASDAMALFRQNAFGEGGDAQGLLDYFKKMQAENPNFFYAIQVENNSCVTNAFWADARARTAYRYFGDAVTFDTTYKKNKYMMPFVTFSGVNHHLQPVIFGCALLVDETEFSFIWLFETWLAAMGGQAPCSLVSDQNRAMAAAIAKVFPNTCHRFCKWLILSRSKQKLAHVYSAHPTLRAELERCVIESETIQSFETTWASIIDEYDLRKNTWLQALFNIRQKWIPLYLKDTFFAEVSPTQKLETMNDFYKKHFNTKTSLKIFLTQFDLAMASRYEDEANADFDMLCSRPTLKTASLIEKQAASIYTKAVFDKFQEEFVQSLGYSIHKIKDGTIGKFSVTRDEDSLDTFFVSYNSAKKTANCSCKNFEFSGILCRHILGVLLIVDPRVLPGECFLKRWARNAKDGISSDENNSLPQDWQESITSRYGDLCHDAIRCAERGAASLEVYKAAKDVLAKAYAEIVASEKNPDSGAQRGAININEEITIDEAMNHQSLQDPERKVTNLLGQLLGSTWSPV; encoded by the exons ATGGAGAGTGCGAGGAGCGAGAACGACGACTATATAACCGACTATGTGCAATGCCTTATGTCATTGGACGGCAATGCTCGCAATAGCGAGAATGAGAACACTGTCCTTTCGGGCTCTCCCCCTGCTGAAGGGGAGCCTGCAAATACTACCATTGCTATAACTGATCAGTCCGAGATAAAAGAAGTAGCTTCTATAACCACTGGTAGTGCTAAGGAGCCTGAGGTCGGTATGGAATTCGAATCTGATGAAGCCGCGAAAACTTTCTATAATGAATATGCAAGGCGCTTGGGGTTCCCATTTCGAGTCGGACGGTCTCGGCGTTCCAAAGGAGTTGAGGAGGTGCTCATTATGAAGAGGTTTGTTTGTTCGAAGGAAGGTGTTTATAGAAAGAAAACTTCTGGTGAGTGCACGAGGAAGCGCGAAAGGATCTCAATGAGAGAAGGTTGCAAAGCCATGATGGAAGTAGTTAGGGATTCCAACCGTTGGGTTATTTCCAAGCTCGAGAAGAATCATAATCATCATCTAGGTACTTGTAGTCGAGTAGGTTATCTTCGTGCTCGAGGTTTTATTGATAATTCAGATAAGGCCACTATAGTGGCCTCTGATGCGATGGCCCTTTTTCGACAAAATGCCTTTGGGGAAGGAGGAGATGCGCAGGGCCTGCTTGACTACTTCAAGAAGATGCAAGccgaaaaccctaatttcttttATGCAATACAGGTTGAAAACAACAGTTGCGTGACCAATGCCTTTTGGGCCGATGCAAGGGCTAGAACAGCTTACCGCTATTTCGGTGATGCTGTTACATTTGACACGACATACAAGAAAAATAAGTACATGATGCCGTTCGTCACTTTCTCTGGAGTCAATCATCACCTCCAACCTGTTATTTTTGGGTGCGCTTTACTTGTAGATGAGACCGAGTTCTCTTTTATATGGTTGTTTGAGACTTGGTTAGCTGCAATGGGTGGTCAGGCTCCTTGTTCATTAGTTTCCGATCAGAATCGGGCAATGGCAGCGGCAATTGCTAAGGTGTTTCCAAATACGTGTCATCGGTTTTGCAAGTGGCTTATTTTGAGTAGAAGCAAGCAGAAATTAGCCCATGTGTATTCAGCACACCCTACTTTGAGGGCCGAATTGGAAAGATGTGTAATTGAGTCTGAGACCATTCAATCATTTGAAACAACTTGGGCTTCGATAATTGATGAGTATGATCTGAGGAAGAATACGTGGCTTCAAGCATTATTTAATATTCGTCAAAAGTGGATCCCTTTGTATTTAAAAGACACATTTTTTGCAGAAGTTTCTCCAACGCAGAAGCTAGAAACCATGAATGACTTCTACAAGAAGCACTTTAATACCAAGACATCATTAAAAATCTTCCTTACTCAGTTTGATTTGGCCATGGCGAGCCGATACGAGGATGAGGCTAATGCAGACTTTGATATGCTTTGCAGCAGACCAACTTTGAAAACCGCTTCATTAATAGAAAAACAAGCGGCATCTATCTACACAAAAGCTGTATTTGATAAATTTCAGGAGGAATTTGTTCAGTCTTTAGGTTATAGCATTCATAAAATCAAGGATGGCACTATTGGGAAGTTCAGCGTTACAAGAGATGAGGATTCGCTTGATACATTCTTTGTCTCTTATAACTCTGCTAAAAAGACAGCAAACTGTAGCTGcaagaattttgaattttcgggGATTTTATGCCGCCATATTTTGGGGGTCCTCTTAATAGTCGATCCACGTGTGCTCCCTGGAGAGTGCTTCTTGAAACGGTGGGCAAGGAACGCCAAAGATGGAATTAGTTCTGATGAAAACAATTCTCTCCCTCAGGATTGGCAAGAATCAATAACCTCACGATATGGTGACCTATGTCATGATGCAATTAGATGTGCTGAGAGAGGTGCAGCTTCACTTGAGGTGTACAAAGCAGCAAAAGATGTGTTAGCAAAGGCTTATGCAGAAATTGTGGCCTCCGAGAAAAATCCTGATAGTGGAGCCCAAAGGGGTGCAATCAATATTAATGAGGAGATTACAATAGACGAAGCGATGAACCACCAGTCCTTGCAAGATCCAGAGCGAAAG GTGACAAATTTACTTGGCCAGTTGCTTGGTTCCACGTGGTCGCCAGTGTGA
- the LOC109714930 gene encoding myosin-binding protein 7-like has translation MAAEEAAAAALCPCACPFCCYRGPPAWRRAVKRKLDAEVESEDAAAAEELREKVRMQEETIQELWAELEQEQSAASTAASETMSMILRLQQEKAELAMEARQSKRFAEEQIQHLHAQILSLEDLLARPEDDDDDDDDCGGCDAQDPISESRIARLESDTVGDDDDATARALEEAMERTQRLEREKEAAEAEARRFRSFARDLEEELARRELAIETYRDLLRRHRIPLDDDDDDDGPVAIVDHGESDREEEDDDDDDDLRGSGELREPYPLVESPRSPQRSEKGAAEPIDAEELPSCTAEIPTPSDGDGKWDDDDDGDRVYTIDAVYGAPSVRVSGDGGSGAGERVEVKKLSARVEALEAEGEAMRRAMVGMGAEMARLALVREIAQRLCKEFAMERTSMVAKRRRSPVDTFSIIAIFKWICSLFCWRRKASRSRYTLGLSNYNVGLLLLLDKSPRMSQWRLLSRPQG, from the exons atggcggcggaggaggcggcggcggcagcactGTGCCCGTGCGCTTGCCCCTTCTGCTGCTACCGCGGCCCACCGGCGTGGCGGCGagcggtgaagcggaagctcgaTGCGGAGGTGGAGAGCgaggatgcggcggcggcggaggagctgCGGGAGAAGGTGCGGATGCAGGAGGAGACAATTCAGGAGCTGTGGGCGGAGCTGGAGCAGGAGCAGAGCGCGGCGTCGACGGCGGCGAGCGAGACGATGTCGATGATCCTGCGGCTGCAGCAGGAGAAGGCGGAGCTGGCGATGGAGGCGCGGCAGTCGAAGCGATTCGCCGAGGAGCAGATCCAGCACCTCCACGCCCAGATCCTCTCCCTCGAAGATCTCCTCGCCCGGcccgaggacgacgacgacgacgacgacgattgCGGTGGATGCGACGCGCAGGATCCGATCTCGGAATCGAGAATTGCGAGATTAGAGTCCGACACGGTCGGAGACGATGATGATGCGACGGCGAGGGCTTTGGAGGAGGCGATGGAGAGGACGCAGCGGCTGGAGCGGgagaaggaggcggcggaggcggaggcgcgcCGCTTCAGGAGCTTCGCGAGGGATCTCGAGGAGGAGCTCGCGCGGCGGGAGCTCGCCATTGAAACCTACCGCGACCTCCTCCGACGCCACCGCATCCCCctcgatgacgacgacgacgatgatggcCCCGTCGCCATTGTCGACCATGGCGAATCCGATCGCGAGGAGgaggatgacgacgacgacgacgatctcCGTGGGTCGGGGGAGCTCCGCGAGCCCTACCCCCTCGTCGAGTCCCCCCGATCGCCGCAGCGCTCGGAGAAGGGCGCGGCGGAGCCGATCGATGCGGAGGAGCTCCCCTCGTGCACCGCGGAGATCCCGACCCCCTCGGACGGCGACGGCAAAtgggacgacgacgacgacggcgataGGGTGTACACCATCGACGCGGTGTACGGGGCGCCGAGCGTTAGGGTTTCGGGGGACGGAGGGAGCGGCGCGGGGGAGAGGGTGGAGGTGAAGAAGCTGAGCGCGAGAGTGGAGGCGTTGGAGGCGGAAGGGGAGGCGATGAGGCGGGCGATGGTGGGGATGGGGGCGGAGATGGCGCGGCTCGCGCTGGTGCGGGAGATCGCGCAGCGCCTCTGCAAGGAGTTCGCCATGGAGAGGACGAGCATGGTCGCCAAGCGGAGGAGATCGCCCGTTGACACCTTCTCCATTATCGCCATTTTTAAG TGGATATGCTCGCTGTTCTGTTGGAGAAGGAAAGCTTCTCGAAGCAG ATATACACTGGGCTTATCAAATTACAATGTTGGGTTACTGCTACTTTTGGACAAGTCCCCTAGAATGAGCCAGTGGAGATTGCTCTCGAGACCACAAGGGTGA
- the LOC109715909 gene encoding probable carboxylesterase 15, which yields MAADDDSSPTPRVVEECRGVLRVYSDGSVSRSPGPSFPVPVRDDGSVEWRDALFDPGHGLHLRLYKPRCRPAGAKLPVFFYFHGGGFCIGSRTWPNCQNYCLRLASALGALVVAPDYRLAPEDPLPAALLDAAAALAWLRSADDDPWLASSGADLARVVVSGDSAGGNIAHHLAVRFGSPAARAELSPVRVVGYVLLMPFFGGAQPTRSESECPADAFLNRDLNDRYWRLALPAGFGLDHPTVNPFGPESPSLEPVEFEPVLVVVGGKDLLRDRGADYAARLSRMGKPVELVEFEGQQHGFFTIDPWSQPSDELMRRVKRFVEECCARSS from the coding sequence ATGGCCGCCGACGACGACTCCTCCCCCACTCCCCGCGTGGTCGAGGAGTGCCGCGGCGTGCTCCGCGTGTACAGCGACGGGTCCGTCTCCCGCTCCCCGGGCCCCAGCTTCCCCGTCCCCGTCCGCGACGACGGATCCGTGGAGTGGCGCGACGCGCTCTTCGACCCCGGCCAcggcctccacctccgcctctaCAAGCCCCGCTGCCGCCCCGCGGGGGCCAAGCTCCCCGTCTTCTTCTACTTCCACGGCGGCGGCTTCTGCATCGGCTCCCGCACCTGGCCCAACTGCCAGAACTACTGCCTCCGCCTCGCCTCCGCCCTCGGCGCCCTCGTCGTCGCCCCCGACTACCGCCTCGCCCCCGAAGACCCCCTCCCCGCCGCCCTcctcgacgccgccgccgccctcgcctgGCTCCGCTCCGCCGACGACGACCCCTGGCTCGCCTCCTCCGGCGCCGACCTAGCCCGCGTCGTCGTCTCCGGCGACTCCGCTGGAGGGAACATCGCCCACCACCTCGCCGTCCGGTTCGGCTCCCCCGCCGCCCGGGCCGAGCTGAGCCCGGTCCGCGTCGTCGGGTACGTCCTCCTCATGCCCTTCTTCGGCGGAGCCCAGCCGACCCGGTCCGAGTCGGAGTGCCCGGCCGACGCGTTCCTGAACCGGGACCTGAACGACCGCTACTGGCGCCTCGCGCTCCCGGCCGGGTTCGGTTTGGACCACCCGACGGTGAACCCGTTCGGGCCGGAGAGCCCGAGCCTCGAGCCGGTCGAGTTCGAGCCCGTGCTGGTCGTGGTCGGGGGGAAGGATCTGTTGAGGGACCGGGGGGCGGACTACGCGGCTCGGCTGAGCCGGATGGGGAAGCCGGTCGAGCTCGTCGAGTTCGAGGGGCAGCAGCACGGGTTCTTCACCATCGACCCCTGGTCCCAACCATCCGACGAGCTCATGCGGAGGGTCAAGCGGTTCGTCGAGGAGTGTTGCGCCCGGTCCAGCTGA